The following are encoded in a window of Mycobacterium sp. ELW1 genomic DNA:
- a CDS encoding CbtB domain-containing protein, translating to MNEANPTLGTPSVDVRAAANTLAAPLRLAVLTLLALIVYYFVGYDQGAVSVFGSDTHIHEFVHDARHLLGFPCH from the coding sequence ATGAACGAAGCCAATCCCACCCTCGGCACGCCGAGCGTCGACGTCCGTGCGGCCGCAAACACTTTGGCTGCCCCGCTTCGGCTGGCTGTGCTGACGCTGCTCGCGCTGATCGTCTACTACTTCGTCGGCTATGACCAAGGTGCCGTGTCGGTGTTCGGCTCGGACACCCACATCCACGAATTCGTGCACGACGCACGTCACCTGCTGGGGTTCCCGTGCCACTGA
- a CDS encoding GlxA family transcriptional regulator produces MVVFALYDKVTLQDVAAPLEIFARANDFGAKYQVILASLTGEAVNTTSFVTLKVDVPLAEVPNRIDTLIVPGGVPPDFYFTPGEHDIPEEQTPDVVASALEMVGELAPRARRVASVCTGAFVLAALGLLEGRRATTHWAHCQELARTYPGIEVVPDSLFVQDGPYITGAGISAGVDLGLAMVESDYGPDVARRVARWMVVFLQRPGGQAQFSVWTEAASPVSRGLREILDAVVTDPAADHSIASMAERAAVSERHLVRMFRDQVGLTPSRFVEQARLEAAKVLLATGDHGQETVARRAGFGSADTMRRTFRRALGVSPSSYRSRFRTTGIHR; encoded by the coding sequence ATCGTCGTGTTCGCGCTGTACGACAAAGTGACGCTACAAGATGTGGCCGCACCGCTTGAAATATTCGCGCGGGCAAACGATTTCGGCGCGAAGTACCAGGTTATCCTGGCCTCGCTGACCGGTGAAGCGGTCAACACGACCTCCTTCGTCACCCTCAAAGTCGATGTCCCGCTGGCCGAGGTGCCGAACCGGATCGACACGTTGATCGTGCCGGGCGGAGTGCCACCGGACTTCTACTTCACCCCCGGCGAGCACGACATCCCCGAAGAGCAGACACCGGACGTCGTGGCATCGGCCTTGGAGATGGTGGGCGAGCTGGCGCCGCGGGCCCGCAGGGTGGCCTCGGTCTGCACCGGCGCGTTCGTGCTTGCGGCTCTGGGCTTACTCGAAGGCCGCCGTGCGACCACCCATTGGGCGCACTGCCAGGAGTTGGCGCGCACCTACCCCGGGATCGAGGTGGTGCCGGATTCGTTGTTCGTTCAGGACGGCCCCTACATCACCGGAGCGGGAATCAGCGCGGGCGTCGACCTCGGTTTGGCCATGGTCGAAAGCGACTACGGCCCCGACGTGGCCCGGCGGGTGGCACGGTGGATGGTGGTGTTCCTGCAACGCCCCGGCGGCCAGGCCCAGTTCAGCGTGTGGACCGAGGCGGCGTCGCCGGTGTCACGGGGACTTCGCGAGATCCTCGACGCCGTCGTGACCGATCCGGCAGCGGATCACTCGATCGCGTCGATGGCCGAACGTGCCGCCGTCAGCGAGCGGCATCTGGTTCGCATGTTCCGCGATCAGGTCGGGTTGACGCCGTCGCGGTTCGTCGAGCAGGCCCGGCTGGAGGCGGCGAAGGTGCTGCTGGCGACCGGCGATCACGGCCAAGAAACGGTCGCACGGCGGGCCGGCTTCGGGTCGGCGGACACCATGCGCCGCACCTTCCGCCGAGCATTGGGCGTTTCGCCGAGCTCCTACCGAAGCCGTTTTCGTACGACCGGAATTCACCGCTAG
- a CDS encoding CbtA family protein → MPLTAELPAAVRYLVPGVMGGMVCFAFSRWLIEPLISAAVGYEGAREHAEAELAGEGHGHGHELFSRSVQENFGAAVGIIAFAVAMGVLFVVAYSVIRSAIERRGGTADPTGLALLLSAGMFGAITLVPGLKYPPNPPTVGLEETIGARSSAFLTITVVSVIAACVATAAGLAWSRRWGSWPATALAAGGYGLVMVVTFAALPGFHEVPGPLSGPDGILIEGFPAQVLADFRVYSLLNQAVMWTTIGVTWALLSGLAARSRRRSFGRDYVAA, encoded by the coding sequence GTGCCACTGACCGCCGAATTGCCCGCGGCTGTGCGCTATCTCGTACCCGGCGTGATGGGCGGCATGGTCTGCTTTGCGTTCAGCCGGTGGCTGATCGAACCGTTGATCTCCGCTGCGGTGGGCTACGAAGGCGCTCGCGAGCATGCAGAAGCCGAGCTCGCCGGAGAAGGTCATGGCCACGGCCACGAGCTCTTCAGCCGCTCGGTGCAAGAGAACTTCGGTGCCGCCGTCGGGATCATTGCTTTCGCCGTCGCGATGGGCGTGCTGTTCGTGGTGGCTTACAGCGTGATTCGCTCTGCGATCGAACGACGCGGGGGCACGGCCGATCCCACCGGCCTGGCGCTGCTGTTGTCGGCAGGGATGTTCGGGGCGATCACGTTGGTGCCGGGCCTGAAGTATCCGCCGAATCCGCCGACCGTCGGTCTGGAAGAGACGATCGGCGCGCGAAGTTCGGCCTTCCTGACCATCACGGTGGTCTCCGTGATCGCGGCGTGCGTGGCGACAGCCGCAGGGCTGGCCTGGTCGCGGCGGTGGGGGAGTTGGCCGGCGACCGCACTGGCAGCCGGTGGCTACGGACTGGTCATGGTGGTCACCTTCGCTGCGCTGCCCGGCTTCCACGAGGTTCCCGGCCCGCTCTCCGGACCGGACGGCATCCTGATCGAGGGCTTCCCGGCCCAGGTGCTGGCCGATTTCCGGGTGTATTCGCTGCTGAACCAAGCAGTGATGTGGACGACGATCGGCGTGACGTGGGCGCTTCTGTCGGGATTGGCCGCACGCAGCCGGCGGCGCTCATTCGGAAGGGATTATGTCGCAGCCTGA
- the nthB gene encoding nitrile hydratase subunit beta, translating to MKLQHYLGGLEGLPEPLTLEKRVFVEEWEKRIFGIHVAMMGLSNHLGAALPAYPIDDVPTAFKDEWTWADLRTGAEAMNPFDYFKFRYYEKWLGGITQFFIDKGYVTEEELAERMSQAGSGADAEDLPAIDDQVIAYLRLGDSPRRDVAHPKFAVGSQVRITNVPADAHSRLPGYLRERVGTVERVFEGDYGYFTHTGDGIGDPMPIYIVEFAPAEIWGPRAEGGPLKLYAELFEAYLAPIEEKA from the coding sequence ATGAAACTGCAGCACTATCTCGGCGGCCTCGAAGGCCTGCCCGAGCCGTTGACCCTGGAGAAACGGGTCTTCGTCGAGGAGTGGGAGAAGCGCATCTTCGGTATCCACGTCGCGATGATGGGGTTGTCGAACCATCTCGGGGCCGCGCTGCCGGCGTATCCCATCGACGACGTGCCCACCGCCTTCAAAGACGAGTGGACGTGGGCCGACCTGCGTACCGGCGCCGAGGCGATGAACCCGTTCGACTACTTCAAGTTTCGCTACTACGAGAAGTGGCTGGGCGGCATCACCCAGTTCTTCATCGACAAGGGTTATGTGACCGAGGAGGAGCTCGCCGAACGGATGTCGCAGGCCGGCTCGGGCGCCGACGCCGAGGACCTGCCGGCGATCGACGACCAGGTGATCGCCTACCTGCGCCTCGGGGACAGCCCGCGCCGTGACGTCGCGCACCCGAAGTTCGCCGTCGGCTCGCAGGTGCGCATCACCAATGTCCCCGCTGACGCACACAGCCGCTTGCCCGGTTACCTGCGTGAACGGGTCGGCACCGTGGAACGCGTTTTCGAGGGTGACTACGGCTATTTCACCCACACCGGCGATGGCATCGGTGACCCGATGCCGATCTACATCGTCGAATTCGCGCCGGCCGAGATCTGGGGCCCGCGCGCCGAGGGCGGCCCGCTGAAGCTCTACGCCGAGTTGTTCGAAGCCTATTTGGCACCGATCGAGGAGAAAGCATGA
- a CDS encoding cyclopropane mycolic acid synthase family methyltransferase, with amino-acid sequence MPDNESTSTMRPHFEDIQAHYDLSDDFFGLFQDPTRTYSCAYFEPADLSLEEAQIAKIDLNLDKLDLKPGMTLLDIGCGWGATMKRAMEKYDVNVIGLTLSKNQHAHTTKLLGAVDSGRTYDVQLHGWEEFTEPVDRIVSIEAFEHFGFERYDHFFKNCFNILPDDGRMTIQSTTSYHPYEMAERGTPITFEGLRFVKFILTEIFPGGRIPTATMMQERGEAAGFTVPEVLSLRPHYIKTLGIWGDALEANRDKAIEIQSEEVYDRYMKYLRGCQGMFTKEYCDVNLVTYHKPAA; translated from the coding sequence ATGCCCGACAACGAATCCACTTCGACGATGCGGCCTCACTTCGAGGACATCCAAGCTCACTACGATCTGTCCGACGACTTTTTCGGCCTGTTTCAGGACCCGACCCGAACGTACAGCTGCGCCTACTTCGAACCCGCCGACCTCTCGTTGGAAGAAGCCCAGATCGCCAAGATCGATCTGAACCTGGACAAGCTCGACCTGAAGCCAGGGATGACGCTGCTGGACATCGGCTGTGGGTGGGGCGCCACCATGAAACGCGCGATGGAGAAATACGACGTCAACGTCATCGGCCTCACGCTGTCGAAGAACCAGCATGCGCACACCACGAAGCTGCTCGGCGCGGTCGATTCCGGGCGGACCTACGACGTTCAACTGCACGGCTGGGAAGAGTTCACTGAACCCGTCGACCGGATCGTGTCGATCGAGGCATTCGAGCACTTCGGCTTCGAGCGCTACGACCACTTCTTCAAGAACTGCTTCAACATCCTGCCCGACGACGGGCGCATGACGATCCAGAGCACCACCAGCTACCACCCCTACGAGATGGCCGAGCGCGGCACGCCCATCACGTTCGAGGGTCTGCGGTTCGTCAAGTTCATCCTCACCGAAATCTTCCCGGGCGGTCGCATCCCGACGGCCACCATGATGCAGGAACGCGGCGAGGCAGCCGGATTCACCGTCCCGGAGGTGCTGTCGCTGCGACCGCACTACATCAAGACCCTCGGCATCTGGGGAGATGCTCTAGAAGCCAACCGCGACAAGGCAATCGAGATCCAATCCGAAGAGGTCTACGACCGCTACATGAAGTACCTCCGCGGTTGCCAGGGGATGTTCACCAAGGAGTACTGCGACGTCAACCTCGTCACGTATCACAAGCCCGCGGCCTGA
- a CDS encoding NAD(P)-dependent oxidoreductase: MRGSKILITGVSGQVATPVALALAPDNEVWGIARFTDSAVKDSLEKAGVRCETVNMAAGDFTGLPSDFDYVLNLAVAKSGRWDKDLAANAESAGLLMAHCRSVKAFLHCSSGAVYDPPGDEPRTERTVYGDNHKSLLPTYSITKIAGETVVATMARALGVPTTIARLNVPYGDNGGWPYFQMEMMLSGMPVPVPPGGPAVYNPIHEDDIIAMIPKLLEVASVPATTVNWGGDQYVSVQEWCTFLGSLVGTEPVFEESDQALRGNPLDVTKMHELIGGTSVDWRDGMRRMAAKFRPELVGA, translated from the coding sequence ATGCGCGGATCCAAGATTCTGATCACCGGAGTGAGTGGCCAGGTCGCCACCCCTGTGGCCCTGGCCCTGGCGCCGGATAACGAGGTGTGGGGCATCGCCCGGTTCACCGATTCGGCGGTCAAGGACAGCCTCGAGAAGGCCGGCGTCCGGTGCGAGACCGTCAACATGGCGGCCGGGGACTTCACCGGGTTGCCATCCGATTTCGACTACGTCTTGAACCTGGCGGTGGCCAAGAGCGGTCGGTGGGACAAAGACCTCGCCGCCAACGCGGAATCGGCTGGTCTTCTCATGGCGCACTGCCGCAGCGTAAAGGCGTTCCTGCATTGTTCGTCCGGTGCGGTCTATGACCCACCCGGCGACGAGCCGCGGACCGAACGCACCGTCTACGGCGACAACCACAAGAGCCTGCTGCCCACCTACTCCATCACCAAGATCGCGGGTGAGACCGTCGTCGCGACCATGGCACGGGCCCTCGGCGTGCCGACCACCATCGCGCGGCTCAATGTTCCCTACGGCGACAACGGCGGCTGGCCGTACTTCCAGATGGAGATGATGCTGAGCGGCATGCCCGTCCCCGTTCCGCCCGGCGGGCCGGCCGTCTACAACCCGATCCACGAAGACGACATCATCGCGATGATCCCGAAATTACTTGAGGTGGCCTCGGTTCCGGCGACCACCGTCAACTGGGGCGGCGACCAATACGTCAGCGTCCAGGAATGGTGCACCTTCCTCGGATCGCTCGTCGGCACGGAACCGGTCTTCGAGGAAAGCGATCAAGCGCTGCGCGGCAATCCGTTGGATGTCACCAAAATGCATGAGCTCATCGGTGGCACCAGCGTCGACTGGCGCGACGGGATGCGGCGGATGGCAGCCAAGTTCCGCCCGGAGCTGGTCGGCGCCTAG
- a CDS encoding nitrile hydratase accessory protein — protein sequence MKLHETCTTDQAAPQFDHEWQRRAFGLALALSEFRHYPWSEFQQTLIATIGEWEATPEPERGQWEYYDHWVATLEKLVDRHELLTAPLLTDANDHAIAHDHDQDHDH from the coding sequence ATGAAGCTGCACGAGACCTGCACCACCGATCAGGCTGCTCCGCAGTTCGACCACGAATGGCAGCGTCGGGCGTTCGGGTTGGCGCTCGCACTCTCGGAGTTCCGGCACTACCCGTGGAGTGAGTTCCAGCAGACCCTGATCGCGACGATCGGGGAGTGGGAAGCCACCCCCGAACCCGAACGGGGGCAATGGGAGTACTACGACCACTGGGTCGCCACGCTCGAGAAGCTCGTCGACCGCCACGAGCTCCTCACTGCTCCGCTGCTCACCGATGCCAATGATCACGCCATCGCGCACGACCACGACCAAGACCACGACCACTAG
- the nthA gene encoding nitrile hydratase subunit alpha: MTGQFAYPPDREEISAKQVAALEALLIEKGVITPQTVDKVLAYFETEMTPLNGKKIVVKAWTDPEFAAKVVVDTPAAVAELDLPEGMAGAEGEHLQAVANTPGVHNLVICTLCSCFPWPVLGLPPYWYKDPTFRSRAAREPRKVLAEVGVDLPDDTEIKVWDSSGHSRWFVIPERPSGTEDFTDEMLMDLVTTESMIGVALAGPAS, from the coding sequence ATGACCGGACAGTTCGCCTACCCGCCGGACCGCGAGGAGATCAGCGCCAAGCAGGTGGCTGCACTCGAGGCGCTGCTCATCGAGAAGGGCGTCATCACGCCGCAGACCGTGGACAAGGTGCTGGCCTACTTCGAGACCGAGATGACACCGCTCAACGGCAAGAAGATCGTCGTAAAGGCTTGGACTGATCCCGAATTCGCCGCCAAGGTCGTGGTCGACACCCCGGCGGCCGTCGCCGAACTGGACCTGCCGGAGGGGATGGCCGGCGCCGAGGGTGAGCACCTGCAGGCGGTGGCCAATACGCCCGGGGTGCACAACCTGGTGATCTGCACGCTGTGCTCCTGCTTTCCGTGGCCGGTGCTCGGGTTGCCGCCGTACTGGTACAAGGATCCGACATTCCGGTCGCGGGCCGCGCGGGAGCCTCGCAAGGTGCTCGCCGAGGTCGGAGTCGATCTACCGGACGACACCGAGATCAAGGTCTGGGACTCCAGCGGCCACTCGCGATGGTTCGTCATCCCCGAAAGACCCTCGGGTACAGAGGATTTCACCGACGAGATGCTGATGGATCTGGTGACCACCGAGTCGATGATCGGCGTGGCATTGGCGGGTCCCGCGTCATGA
- a CDS encoding L,D-transpeptidase, giving the protein MSRWTRVTRVAALVFAGLLIANAAPALADPGDPAAGQDPTPFTGVAPFGPPRIAPANGSTVGVAQPIIIDFPGLVDDAGATENAIHVSSNPPVPGKFYWMTPTQLRWRPLSFWPAHTMVTVDAAGTVSTFRTGDTLIATADDATHQLTVTRNGVVEKTIPMSMGMAAGGHQTANGTYYVQEKMPSVVMDSSTYGVPVNSTYGYKTTVELAVRFDDSGNFVHSAPWSVDDQGKRDVSHGCINISPANARWFYDNFGAGDPIIVKNSTGTYTRVDGSSDWQR; this is encoded by the coding sequence ATGTCGCGCTGGACGAGGGTCACCCGTGTCGCCGCGTTGGTGTTCGCCGGGCTGCTGATAGCGAATGCGGCACCGGCGCTGGCAGATCCGGGTGATCCGGCCGCGGGTCAGGACCCGACGCCGTTCACCGGCGTCGCGCCGTTCGGGCCACCGCGAATAGCTCCTGCGAACGGCTCGACGGTCGGTGTGGCTCAACCGATCATCATCGACTTTCCCGGACTGGTCGACGACGCCGGCGCGACCGAGAACGCCATCCACGTCTCGTCGAACCCACCGGTCCCCGGCAAGTTCTACTGGATGACCCCCACCCAGTTGCGATGGCGCCCGCTCAGCTTCTGGCCCGCGCACACCATGGTGACCGTCGATGCCGCAGGCACCGTCTCCACCTTCCGCACCGGCGACACACTGATCGCCACCGCCGACGACGCGACACATCAGCTGACCGTGACCCGCAACGGGGTGGTGGAGAAGACCATCCCGATGTCGATGGGCATGGCAGCAGGTGGGCACCAAACCGCCAACGGGACCTACTACGTGCAAGAGAAGATGCCGTCGGTGGTGATGGATTCTTCGACCTATGGGGTTCCGGTCAACTCCACCTACGGCTACAAGACGACGGTCGAGCTCGCCGTGCGGTTCGATGACAGCGGCAACTTCGTGCACAGCGCTCCCTGGTCGGTCGACGATCAGGGGAAGCGCGACGTCAGCCACGGGTGCATCAACATCAGCCCGGCCAACGCCCGCTGGTTCTACGACAACTTCGGCGCCGGTGACCCCATCATCGTGAAGAACTCCACCGGCACCTACACCAGGGTCGACGGTTCCAGCGACTGGCAGCGATAG
- a CDS encoding DUF4232 domain-containing protein: MTSARPVLLLTTVVLLAGCSAQQTPSPAPQATPPSTTSAVATPPPGAPTTVTVTATPTTTPQSTPSASGGCAGDDLTVTAGQLQESGAQRQVTVSFTNTSGHACTLVGYPGADLVTPAGGVLINVPRRPANAAHRLTLNPGDVATADVTASAVDSATSEACARWGKLVVTAPNDVVPHTLNVDVPICDATVSSVD, from the coding sequence ATGACATCCGCACGACCCGTGTTACTCCTGACGACCGTTGTCCTGCTCGCCGGCTGTTCCGCCCAGCAGACCCCGTCGCCGGCGCCACAGGCGACGCCACCGTCGACCACGTCGGCGGTGGCGACGCCGCCACCCGGGGCGCCGACCACCGTCACCGTGACGGCCACACCCACCACCACGCCGCAGTCCACTCCGAGCGCGTCAGGGGGATGCGCAGGCGACGACCTCACCGTCACCGCCGGGCAATTGCAGGAATCCGGCGCACAACGTCAGGTCACCGTGTCCTTCACGAACACGTCCGGACACGCCTGCACACTGGTCGGATATCCGGGCGCTGATCTGGTCACGCCCGCCGGCGGCGTGCTGATCAACGTGCCCCGCCGCCCCGCCAACGCAGCGCATCGACTGACGCTCAACCCCGGCGACGTCGCCACTGCCGACGTCACGGCCTCGGCCGTCGACTCCGCGACGTCCGAGGCGTGTGCGCGGTGGGGAAAGCTGGTCGTCACGGCACCCAATGACGTTGTGCCCCATACGCTGAACGTCGACGTACCGATCTGCGACGCGACGGTCAGCTCGGTCGACTGA
- a CDS encoding glycoside hydrolase family 16 protein: MDRRSMMLMSGLGLLAAALPLPSANAEAPYLFQDDFDGPAGSAPNPANWSVQNWQDDVWPPVESQYRDDRRNVFLDGNSNLVLLATHEDDQYFSGKVRGNWRVPMGHTWEARAKLDCLTSGAWPAYWAVNEDPLPDGEVDIFEFYGNRSWAPGTTVHAASNGKTWESKSIAGLIDGGWHTWRMRWDADGFKFWRDYVDGAKPYFTVPPKPIPVHGNPTDLRWPFNNPGYWLSPMFNLAVGGPGGGDPSQGTWPAAMLVDWIRIW, encoded by the coding sequence ATGGACCGTCGAAGCATGATGTTGATGTCGGGGCTGGGCCTGCTGGCCGCTGCGCTCCCGCTTCCCAGTGCAAACGCGGAAGCCCCTTACCTGTTCCAGGACGATTTCGACGGGCCGGCGGGGTCGGCCCCGAACCCGGCGAATTGGTCGGTTCAGAACTGGCAGGACGATGTCTGGCCACCGGTAGAGAGCCAGTACCGCGACGACCGGCGCAACGTGTTTCTCGACGGAAACTCCAACCTCGTGCTCCTGGCCACCCACGAAGACGATCAGTACTTCAGCGGCAAGGTGCGGGGAAACTGGCGAGTCCCCATGGGTCACACCTGGGAAGCGCGGGCCAAGCTGGACTGCCTGACCTCGGGGGCCTGGCCCGCGTACTGGGCGGTCAACGAAGACCCGTTGCCCGACGGCGAGGTCGACATCTTCGAGTTCTACGGCAACCGCAGCTGGGCGCCGGGAACCACCGTCCACGCGGCATCGAACGGCAAGACGTGGGAGAGCAAGTCGATTGCGGGGCTGATCGACGGCGGCTGGCACACCTGGCGGATGCGTTGGGATGCTGACGGATTCAAGTTCTGGCGCGACTACGTCGACGGCGCGAAGCCGTACTTCACCGTGCCGCCCAAGCCGATCCCGGTCCACGGCAACCCCACCGACCTGCGCTGGCCGTTCAACAATCCCGGGTATTGGCTGTCGCCGATGTTCAATCTCGCTGTCGGGGGACCTGGTGGCGGTGACCCCTCTCAGGGCACCTGGCCGGCGGCGATGCTCGTCGACTGGATCCGCATCTGGTAG
- a CDS encoding YchJ family metal-binding protein: MRPTDACPCGSGAPFGRCCLPLHRGESQAGTAEQLMRSRYSAYAVGDLDYVWQTWHPRTRPDSLTPTDGLTWIGLEIVDTADGQPGDESGEVEFRARYRQGPRPGMLHERSRFAVRAHRWFYLDGDIFD, encoded by the coding sequence ATGCGCCCGACCGATGCCTGCCCGTGCGGGTCCGGCGCACCGTTCGGCCGCTGCTGCCTGCCGCTGCACCGGGGCGAGAGCCAGGCCGGCACCGCCGAACAGCTGATGCGGTCCCGATACAGCGCCTACGCCGTCGGCGACCTCGACTACGTGTGGCAGACCTGGCATCCACGCACCCGCCCCGATTCGCTTACCCCGACCGACGGGCTGACCTGGATCGGGCTGGAGATCGTCGACACCGCAGACGGGCAGCCCGGTGACGAATCCGGGGAGGTCGAATTCCGGGCACGGTACCGGCAGGGCCCCCGACCTGGGATGTTGCACGAGCGGTCCCGCTTCGCCGTGCGGGCCCATCGCTGGTTCTACCTCGACGGGGACATCTTCGACTGA
- a CDS encoding DUF1097 domain-containing protein — translation MDSRTALTLSIGVLGGVAVAFTAEVITVPIWVVFLAWASFFFVGGGVAGWVRSVSSNIVGVVIASASLYAAYLMGDSLLVTAIAVGVGSAVMVQASWLPLLATTPAVVVGFASTVSTVAGRGNDITVTTVSHPGLVAAVACVLGASFGLLSEYLATAMTKKPVADTAPPHTEGSPA, via the coding sequence ATGGATTCTCGGACAGCCTTGACGCTGAGCATCGGCGTGCTCGGCGGCGTGGCAGTCGCGTTCACTGCCGAAGTCATCACCGTGCCGATCTGGGTGGTGTTCCTGGCGTGGGCATCGTTCTTCTTCGTCGGTGGCGGTGTTGCCGGCTGGGTCCGATCGGTCTCGTCGAACATCGTCGGCGTGGTCATCGCATCGGCCAGCCTGTACGCCGCCTACCTGATGGGCGACAGCCTGCTGGTGACCGCCATCGCTGTCGGCGTCGGCAGCGCTGTCATGGTGCAGGCGTCGTGGCTGCCCCTGTTGGCCACCACTCCCGCCGTCGTCGTCGGATTCGCCTCCACGGTGTCGACGGTCGCCGGACGCGGCAACGACATCACCGTCACCACCGTCTCGCACCCGGGGCTCGTGGCCGCGGTGGCCTGCGTCCTCGGAGCGTCCTTCGGCCTGCTTTCCGAGTACCTGGCCACGGCGATGACGAAGAAGCCGGTCGCAGACACCGCACCCCCGCACACGGAAGGAAGCCCGGCCTGA
- a CDS encoding superoxide dismutase family protein — translation MNRAFAIAALLAAPVVVLAGCNSAQNGNPQTSGTTTSGSNAQTITAELKSPDGKPVANATIDFANGYATVTVETVAGSTLSPGSHGMHIHSVGKCEADSVAPSGGAPGNFLSAGGHLQVGGRTEHPASGDLTPLFVRTDGSGKLVATTDAFTLDDLKGPQGSALIIHAGPDNFANIPQRYTHDGVPGPDAETMATGDAGGRVACAVLAPASAGATPSVTTSTSTVTETTVTQVPPAETSPTTTTSTAPTTTTTVSPTTTVTTSTTVSTTTTPVSPQPAG, via the coding sequence ATGAATCGCGCATTCGCCATCGCAGCGCTCCTTGCGGCACCCGTCGTCGTTCTGGCGGGCTGCAACTCCGCTCAGAACGGCAATCCCCAGACATCCGGTACGACGACGTCGGGCTCCAATGCCCAGACGATCACAGCAGAGCTGAAGTCGCCCGACGGTAAGCCCGTCGCCAACGCGACCATCGACTTCGCGAACGGGTACGCGACCGTGACGGTCGAGACCGTCGCCGGCAGCACCCTGTCCCCGGGAAGCCATGGCATGCACATCCACTCGGTCGGCAAGTGCGAGGCCGACTCGGTCGCCCCGTCCGGCGGTGCGCCGGGCAACTTCCTCTCCGCAGGCGGTCACCTGCAGGTCGGCGGCCGCACCGAGCATCCGGCGAGCGGTGACCTGACACCGCTGTTCGTGCGCACGGACGGTTCGGGAAAACTCGTCGCCACCACCGACGCCTTCACCCTCGACGACCTCAAGGGTCCGCAGGGCAGCGCGCTGATCATTCACGCGGGGCCGGACAACTTCGCCAACATCCCGCAGCGCTACACCCACGACGGCGTGCCGGGGCCGGACGCCGAGACGATGGCGACCGGCGACGCCGGCGGCCGCGTGGCCTGCGCGGTCCTGGCGCCGGCGAGCGCAGGCGCCACTCCATCCGTCACGACGAGTACGTCGACCGTCACCGAGACGACGGTTACTCAGGTGCCGCCGGCTGAGACCAGCCCGACCACGACGACATCGACCGCGCCGACCACCACAACGACGGTGAGTCCGACCACCACGGTGACGACGTCGACCACGGTCTCGACCACGACGACGCCGGTCAGTCCCCAGCCTGCCGGCTGA